The following proteins are co-located in the Sphingomonas donggukensis genome:
- a CDS encoding cytochrome c oxidase assembly protein translates to MKRIHRTALLAAIGVCGMTGLGFASAPLYRMFCEATGLDGTTNRGVAAPGGVGSKVTVAFDTNVGKGLDWKFVPEREQETIDIGARDMAFFTATNRSAKPVTGTATFNVTPAQAGKYFTKIECFCFTEQTLKPGETVRMPVIFFVDPNIVDDPDARGIDTITLSYTFYPVDPAKVASRTPPPAS, encoded by the coding sequence ATGAAGCGCATCCACCGAACCGCCCTCCTCGCAGCGATCGGCGTCTGCGGCATGACCGGGCTCGGCTTCGCCAGCGCCCCGCTCTACCGCATGTTCTGCGAGGCGACCGGGCTCGACGGCACCACCAACCGGGGCGTCGCCGCCCCGGGCGGCGTCGGCAGCAAGGTGACCGTCGCGTTCGACACCAACGTCGGCAAGGGCCTCGACTGGAAGTTCGTGCCCGAGCGCGAGCAGGAAACCATCGACATCGGCGCGCGCGACATGGCGTTCTTCACCGCCACCAACCGCTCGGCCAAGCCCGTCACCGGCACCGCGACCTTCAACGTGACCCCGGCGCAGGCGGGCAAGTATTTCACGAAGATCGAATGTTTCTGCTTCACCGAACAGACGCTGAAGCCAGGGGAAACGGTGCGGATGCCGGTGATATTCTTCGTCGATCCCAATATCGTCGACGATCCCGATGCGCGCGGCATCGACACCATCACGCTCAGCTATACCTTCTACCCGGTCGATCCGGCGAAGGTCGCGAGCCGGACGCCGCCGCCAGCCTCGTAA
- a CDS encoding cytochrome c oxidase subunit 3, with the protein MAGAKNHDYHILPPSPWPLMGAFTAFFLAVGGIMWMKGAEFGPWVFAFGFAGVLATFYFWWADVIKEAHAGDHTPVVALHLRYGMILFIASEVMFFVGWFWAFFDFSLFPAMVGYTPGAHGEAGSVELLTEGVAQWPPKGLEVLNAFELPLLNTFILLLSGTTVTWAHHALIHGDRDGLKKGLWCTILLGVLFSSIQAYEYMHAPFPFKGLNYGASFFMATGFHGVHVLIGTIFLAVCLVRAYRGDFTPRQHFGFEAAAWYWHFVDVVWLFLFVTIYVWGGWGAPVHGG; encoded by the coding sequence ATGGCCGGTGCCAAGAACCACGACTATCATATCCTTCCCCCCAGCCCCTGGCCGCTGATGGGCGCCTTCACCGCCTTCTTCCTGGCGGTCGGCGGCATCATGTGGATGAAGGGCGCGGAATTCGGGCCGTGGGTGTTCGCGTTCGGCTTCGCCGGCGTGCTCGCGACCTTCTATTTCTGGTGGGCCGACGTCATCAAGGAAGCGCATGCCGGCGATCACACGCCGGTCGTCGCGCTCCACCTGCGCTACGGCATGATCCTGTTCATCGCCTCCGAAGTGATGTTTTTCGTCGGCTGGTTCTGGGCGTTCTTCGACTTCTCGCTGTTCCCGGCCATGGTCGGCTATACGCCGGGCGCCCACGGCGAGGCGGGTAGCGTCGAGCTGCTGACCGAGGGCGTCGCCCAGTGGCCGCCCAAGGGCCTCGAAGTGCTGAACGCCTTCGAACTGCCGCTGCTCAACACCTTCATCCTGCTGCTTTCGGGCACCACCGTCACCTGGGCGCACCATGCGCTGATCCACGGCGACCGTGACGGCCTGAAGAAGGGCCTGTGGTGCACGATCCTGCTCGGCGTGCTGTTCAGCAGCATCCAGGCCTACGAGTACATGCACGCTCCCTTCCCCTTCAAGGGGCTGAACTACGGCGCGTCGTTCTTCATGGCGACCGGATTCCACGGCGTGCACGTGCTGATCGGCACCATCTTCCTCGCGGTCTGCCTGGTCCGCGCCTACCGCGGCGACTTCACGCCGCGCCAGCACTTCGGCTTCGAAGCCGCGGCCTGGTACTGGCATTTCGTCGACGTGGTGTGGCTGTTCCTGTTCGTCACCATCTACGTCTGGGGCGGCTGGGGCGCGCCCGTCCACGGCGGGTGA
- a CDS encoding DUF983 domain-containing protein → MTDSRDGAAATPPTITEAGLKGLCPRCGAQTLFASTIRFAPKCTACGLDFASFNVGDGPAAFLTLGIGTLITVLAIASDMLFHPPIWLHLIVWPVLTLAAVVGGLRVAKGALMAAEYRNAAREGRIADPEP, encoded by the coding sequence GTGACCGACAGCCGGGACGGCGCGGCGGCAACCCCGCCTACCATCACCGAAGCTGGCTTGAAGGGTCTGTGTCCGCGCTGCGGGGCACAGACCCTTTTTGCGAGCACGATCCGCTTTGCGCCCAAATGCACCGCCTGCGGCCTCGATTTCGCGAGCTTCAACGTCGGCGACGGACCCGCGGCGTTCCTGACACTCGGCATCGGCACGCTCATCACCGTGCTCGCGATCGCCAGCGACATGCTGTTTCACCCGCCGATCTGGCTGCACCTGATTGTGTGGCCGGTGCTGACCCTCGCCGCTGTCGTCGGCGGCCTGCGGGTAGCGAAGGGCGCGCTGATGGCGGCCGAATATCGCAACGCCGCGCGTGAGGGGCGGATCGCGGACCCCGAGCCATGA
- a CDS encoding SURF1 family protein: MRRVPVVATITVALAVATMIALGLWQLLIRLPEKEAELALLASNPARPVIAFPTRADDRLLFRRATLDCAAPVTIARAGAGSAGYRLIATCAGGQFVQLGTIRSPTGTTGWPGGSVTGRISHAPDARPLIATLFDHSPKPLLLVADTPAPGLAPNAVPDISSVPNNHLAYAVQWFVFATIALVIYALAMRRRRRG, translated from the coding sequence ATGAGGCGCGTTCCCGTCGTCGCAACTATCACCGTCGCACTCGCCGTCGCGACGATGATCGCGCTCGGTTTATGGCAGCTGCTGATCCGCCTGCCCGAAAAGGAGGCTGAACTCGCGCTGCTGGCGAGCAATCCCGCACGGCCCGTCATCGCCTTCCCGACGCGCGCCGACGATCGTCTGCTCTTTCGCCGCGCGACCCTCGACTGTGCAGCCCCCGTCACCATCGCCCGCGCCGGTGCCGGCAGCGCTGGCTACCGCCTGATCGCCACCTGCGCCGGCGGGCAGTTCGTCCAGCTCGGTACGATCCGCAGCCCGACCGGGACGACCGGCTGGCCCGGCGGCAGCGTGACCGGGCGCATCAGCCACGCCCCCGACGCCCGCCCGCTGATCGCCACGCTGTTCGACCATAGCCCCAAGCCGCTGCTGCTGGTCGCCGACACACCGGCCCCCGGCCTCGCCCCCAACGCGGTGCCCGACATCTCGTCGGTCCCGAACAACCACCTCGCCTACGCCGTGCAGTGGTTCGTGTTCGCGACTATAGCGCTGGTGATCTACGCGCTGGCGATGCGCAGGCGCAGACGGGGCTAG
- the thrC gene encoding threonine synthase, with translation MRYISTRGAAEPLDFRAATLAGLASDGGLYLPEYWPTLTQEEISGLRGLSYAETAVRIMLPFVGDTLTEAELRAMCEAAYGRFSHAAVTPLVQLDQRHFLLELFHGPTLAFKDVALQFLGLLFEKFLAGTDQHLTIVGATSGDTGSAAIDALAGREHVDVFMLHPVGRVSDVQRRQMTTVLAPNIHNIAIHGDFDQAQALVKAMFNDAAFAGRFTLSAVNSINWARLMAQVVYYFYAAVRLGAPERAVAFSVPTGNFGDVFAGYVAAQMGLPVAKLIVATNVNDILHRALSAGDYSAGTVTPTAAPSMDIQVSSNFERLLFDLGWRDGGAIAEQMRGFETTKAMRLTNAQSEGAAALFASDRVEPGDMAEAMRWACAEAGQVIDPHTAIGLAAARRADLPADVPVVTLATAHAAKFGDAVERATGVRPALPGRVGDLFDREERYTTLDGSFAAVSGFIAERAMPRG, from the coding sequence ATGCGCTACATCAGCACCCGCGGGGCGGCCGAGCCCCTCGATTTCCGCGCGGCGACGCTGGCGGGCCTTGCGAGCGACGGCGGGCTGTACCTGCCCGAATACTGGCCGACGCTGACGCAGGAAGAAATCTCAGGCCTGCGCGGCCTGTCCTACGCCGAAACCGCAGTCCGGATCATGCTGCCGTTCGTCGGCGACACGCTGACCGAGGCCGAACTGCGCGCCATGTGCGAGGCCGCCTATGGCCGCTTCAGCCACGCCGCGGTCACCCCGCTCGTCCAGCTCGACCAGCGCCACTTCCTGCTCGAGCTGTTCCACGGCCCTACCCTCGCGTTCAAGGACGTCGCGCTCCAGTTCCTGGGATTGCTGTTCGAAAAATTTCTGGCCGGAACCGACCAGCATCTGACCATCGTCGGCGCAACCAGCGGCGATACCGGATCGGCGGCGATCGATGCGCTGGCGGGGCGCGAGCATGTCGATGTGTTCATGTTGCATCCGGTCGGCCGGGTCAGCGACGTCCAGCGCCGCCAGATGACGACGGTGCTCGCCCCCAATATCCACAACATCGCGATCCACGGCGATTTCGATCAGGCGCAGGCGCTGGTGAAGGCGATGTTCAACGACGCCGCCTTTGCCGGACGCTTCACACTGAGCGCGGTCAATTCGATCAACTGGGCGCGGCTGATGGCGCAGGTGGTCTATTATTTCTACGCGGCCGTGCGCCTCGGCGCACCAGAGCGGGCGGTAGCATTTTCGGTCCCGACCGGAAATTTCGGCGACGTGTTCGCGGGCTATGTCGCCGCGCAGATGGGCCTGCCGGTCGCCAAGCTGATCGTCGCCACCAACGTCAACGACATCCTCCACCGCGCGCTGTCGGCGGGCGATTATTCCGCCGGCACCGTGACCCCCACCGCGGCGCCGAGCATGGATATCCAGGTCAGCTCGAACTTCGAACGGCTGCTGTTCGACCTCGGCTGGCGCGACGGTGGGGCGATCGCCGAACAGATGCGCGGGTTCGAGACGACGAAAGCGATGCGCCTGACCAACGCCCAGTCCGAGGGCGCCGCCGCGCTGTTCGCCAGCGACCGCGTCGAGCCCGGCGACATGGCCGAAGCGATGCGCTGGGCGTGCGCGGAGGCCGGCCAGGTCATCGACCCGCACACCGCCATCGGCCTCGCCGCCGCGCGCCGCGCCGACCTGCCCGCGGACGTACCCGTCGTGACGCTGGCGACCGCACACGCCGCGAAGTTCGGCGACGCGGTCGAGCGTGCGACGGGCGTCCGCCCCGCGCTGCCGGGCCGGGTCGGCGACCTCTTCGACCGCGAGGAACGCTACACCACGCTCGACGGCAGCTTCGCCGCGGTGAGCGGCTTCATCGCCGAACGCGCGATGCCGCGGGGCTGA
- a CDS encoding class I SAM-dependent methyltransferase produces the protein MTPITLIGEPWADYGLLDSGYGRKLERYGRFRFIRPEPQAMWAPAHDDWDADAEFIPGADEDGGGRWHFDRPVPADGWPLAWREVRFTAQNTPFRHLGFFPDMAPVWDWMRGTLADTGNAAESPECLNLFGYTGVGTLALSAAGARMVHVDASKKSVDAARVNAQLSGMNDRPVRWLVEDAGKFVAREVRRERRYDGIILDPPKWGRGPNGEVWKLEESLPRMIADCRKLLDAESRFLFLTVYAVRLSALAIGELVRQQFADLPGTVECGELGVREEARGLTLPTAIFARWSR, from the coding sequence ATGACCCCGATTACCCTCATCGGCGAACCCTGGGCCGACTATGGCCTGCTCGACTCGGGTTATGGCCGCAAGCTCGAGCGCTACGGCCGTTTCCGCTTCATCCGCCCCGAACCGCAGGCGATGTGGGCACCCGCGCACGACGATTGGGATGCCGACGCCGAGTTCATCCCCGGCGCGGACGAGGATGGGGGTGGACGCTGGCATTTCGACCGCCCTGTGCCCGCCGACGGCTGGCCGTTGGCGTGGCGCGAGGTCCGCTTTACGGCCCAGAACACCCCTTTCCGCCACCTCGGCTTCTTTCCCGACATGGCGCCGGTGTGGGACTGGATGCGCGGCACGCTGGCCGATACTGGCAACGCCGCGGAGAGCCCCGAGTGCCTCAACCTGTTCGGCTACACCGGCGTCGGCACGCTGGCGCTGTCGGCGGCGGGGGCGCGGATGGTGCATGTCGACGCATCGAAGAAGTCGGTCGATGCCGCCCGCGTCAACGCGCAGCTGTCGGGCATGAACGACAGGCCGGTGCGCTGGCTGGTCGAGGATGCGGGAAAGTTTGTCGCGCGCGAGGTCCGGCGCGAACGCCGCTACGACGGCATCATCCTCGATCCGCCGAAATGGGGCCGCGGCCCGAACGGCGAGGTGTGGAAGCTGGAGGAAAGCCTGCCGCGCATGATCGCCGATTGCCGCAAGCTGCTCGACGCCGAATCGCGGTTCCTGTTCCTGACGGTGTACGCGGTGCGCCTGTCGGCACTCGCGATCGGTGAGCTCGTCCGCCAGCAGTTCGCCGACCTGCCCGGTACCGTCGAATGCGGCGAGCTGGGCGTGCGCGAGGAAGCCCGCGGCCTTACCCTGCCGACCGCGATCTTCGCGCGGTGGAGCCGGTAG
- a CDS encoding heme exporter protein CcmB — protein sequence MIVWAIAWREVRRGWTSGGMLLPIAFFLLVSILFPFAIGPDARLLARVGGGVVWAAALLAALLPVERLVAPDVESGVLDQLAVREVPMALVAAGKMIGHWVGFAPPLMLASVLVAGLLGLSGEVLARVELGLLIGTPGLAALGVATAALVGGLRGAGALAGLVMLPVAVPLLIFGAGSLEGGVGALKLLGAVSLLLVAGGPFVAGAAIRMGRD from the coding sequence GTGATCGTGTGGGCGATCGCCTGGCGCGAGGTGCGGCGCGGTTGGACCAGCGGCGGCATGCTGCTGCCGATCGCGTTCTTCCTGCTCGTCAGCATCCTGTTCCCGTTTGCGATCGGTCCCGATGCGCGCCTGCTCGCGCGGGTCGGCGGGGGGGTGGTGTGGGCGGCGGCATTGCTCGCCGCGCTGCTGCCGGTCGAGCGACTGGTCGCGCCCGATGTGGAGAGCGGCGTGCTCGACCAGCTGGCGGTGCGCGAGGTGCCGATGGCGCTGGTCGCGGCGGGCAAGATGATCGGCCACTGGGTGGGCTTCGCGCCGCCGCTGATGCTGGCGAGCGTGCTGGTGGCGGGGCTGCTGGGGCTGTCGGGGGAGGTGCTGGCGCGGGTCGAGCTGGGGTTGCTCATCGGCACGCCGGGACTGGCGGCGCTGGGTGTGGCGACGGCGGCGCTGGTCGGCGGTTTGCGCGGGGCAGGGGCGCTTGCGGGCCTCGTCATGCTGCCGGTGGCGGTGCCGCTGCTGATCTTCGGCGCGGGCTCGCTGGAGGGCGGGGTCGGCGCGCTGAAACTGCTGGGGGCGGTAAGTTTGCTGCTGGTCGCCGGCGGGCCGTTCGTGGCCGGCGCGGCGATCCGGATGGGGCGGGATTAG
- the ccmA gene encoding heme ABC exporter ATP-binding protein CcmA: protein MTALRLEGVACVRGGRDLFAGVDVALSAGEAAVVTGPNGVGKSSLIRIAAGLLAPSEGRVAREGRIALMTEHAALDGERPLAAAIGWWAGLDGRGDAVAGALDAVGLGSAGDVPVRWLSTGQRKRAALARVIASCADIWLLDEPANGLDTASVAVLEGIVARHRTGGGVALVATHLPIDLPGAVEVAL from the coding sequence GTGACGGCGCTGCGGCTGGAGGGGGTGGCATGCGTGCGCGGCGGGCGCGACCTGTTCGCGGGCGTCGATGTGGCGCTGTCGGCTGGGGAAGCCGCGGTCGTCACCGGTCCCAATGGCGTCGGCAAGTCGAGTCTGATCCGCATCGCCGCCGGGCTGCTTGCGCCGAGTGAGGGGCGGGTGGCGCGGGAGGGTCGCATCGCATTGATGACCGAACATGCCGCGCTGGACGGGGAGCGTCCGCTGGCGGCGGCGATCGGCTGGTGGGCGGGATTGGACGGGCGTGGCGATGCGGTCGCGGGCGCGCTCGACGCGGTCGGGCTGGGCAGCGCCGGCGACGTGCCGGTGCGGTGGCTGTCGACCGGACAGCGAAAGCGTGCCGCGCTCGCCCGCGTCATCGCCAGCTGTGCCGACATCTGGCTGCTCGATGAGCCCGCCAACGGCCTCGACACGGCATCGGTCGCGGTGCTGGAGGGGATCGTCGCGCGCCACCGCACCGGCGGCGGCGTCGCGCTGGTGGCGACGCACCTGCCGATCGACCTGCCCGGCGCGGTCGAGGTGGCGCTGTGA
- a CDS encoding metallopeptidase family protein: protein MTGQDRTAPTAAAIEELARAALARIPAPFADHLGDVVLIVEEWADDETLDALEIEDPYDLTGIYAGRPIGEKSSMESGALPDRIHLYRRAILDEWVANGEDLVTLVHHIVIHEVGHHFGLSDEAMHALEDFAG from the coding sequence ATGACCGGGCAAGACCGCACCGCGCCGACCGCGGCCGCAATCGAGGAATTGGCACGTGCCGCCTTGGCGCGCATTCCGGCGCCGTTTGCAGATCATTTGGGCGACGTCGTGCTGATCGTCGAGGAATGGGCCGACGACGAGACTCTCGACGCGCTGGAGATCGAGGATCCGTACGACCTGACCGGCATCTATGCCGGGCGCCCGATCGGCGAGAAATCGTCGATGGAGAGCGGCGCGCTGCCCGATCGCATCCACCTCTATCGCCGCGCGATCCTCGATGAATGGGTGGCGAACGGCGAGGATTTGGTCACGCTGGTCCACCACATCGTCATCCACGAGGTCGGGCATCATTTCGGGCTGAGCGACGAAGCCATGCACGCGCTGGAGGATTTTGCGGGGTGA
- a CDS encoding 4a-hydroxytetrahydrobiopterin dehydratase, producing the protein MIEALNEQERADALDGLPDWDYDDARDAITRSFTFENFSEAFAFMTQVALMAEKADHHPEWSNVYNRVDVLLTTHDAGGLSARDVEMAGQIDTLVD; encoded by the coding sequence ATGATCGAGGCTCTGAACGAACAGGAACGCGCCGACGCGCTCGATGGCCTGCCCGACTGGGATTACGACGACGCCCGCGACGCGATCACGCGCAGCTTCACCTTCGAGAATTTTTCCGAAGCCTTCGCGTTCATGACTCAGGTCGCGCTGATGGCGGAAAAGGCCGATCACCACCCCGAATGGTCGAACGTGTACAACCGCGTCGACGTGCTGCTGACCACCCACGACGCCGGCGGCCTGTCGGCGCGCGACGTCGAGATGGCGGGGCAGATCGACACGCTGGTGGACTGA
- a CDS encoding SDR family oxidoreductase: MQAIFITGGASGIGRAIAERFAREGWRVGIADVNATGLAETAALLPSGADTYRMDVREPDAWTAALDDFTAKAGRLDVLANNAGVPMGGPIAEAPFDEIERTVAINLTAAIYGARIGHAYLKRTQGSCLLNTASASAIYGSSGLATYSATKFGVRALTEALDGEWYGDGIKVRGLIPAFIDTPLLQHPSHGSNQSIRETVTAAGLELSRAEDVADAAWRAVHGDALFTYVGKTADRMRFAARWMPGRMRKMMRRGVASEK; encoded by the coding sequence GTGCAGGCGATCTTCATCACGGGCGGGGCGTCGGGCATCGGACGCGCGATCGCCGAGCGGTTTGCGCGCGAGGGCTGGCGCGTCGGGATCGCCGACGTGAATGCGACCGGGCTCGCCGAAACCGCCGCGTTGCTTCCGAGCGGGGCCGACACCTACCGGATGGACGTGCGCGAGCCCGACGCGTGGACCGCTGCGCTCGACGATTTCACCGCCAAGGCGGGGCGGCTCGACGTGCTCGCCAACAATGCCGGGGTGCCGATGGGCGGGCCGATCGCCGAGGCGCCGTTCGACGAGATCGAGCGGACCGTCGCGATCAACCTGACGGCTGCGATCTACGGCGCGCGGATCGGCCATGCCTATCTGAAGCGGACGCAGGGGTCGTGCCTGCTCAACACCGCGTCGGCCTCGGCGATCTACGGCTCGTCGGGCCTGGCGACCTATTCGGCGACGAAGTTCGGGGTGCGCGCGCTGACCGAGGCGCTGGACGGCGAATGGTATGGCGACGGGATCAAGGTCCGCGGGCTGATCCCCGCGTTCATCGACACGCCGCTGTTGCAACACCCCAGCCACGGGTCGAACCAATCGATCCGCGAGACGGTGACCGCCGCGGGGCTGGAGTTGTCGCGTGCCGAGGACGTGGCCGATGCAGCGTGGCGTGCGGTCCACGGCGATGCGCTGTTCACCTATGTCGGCAAGACCGCCGATCGCATGCGCTTCGCCGCGCGCTGGATGCCCGGGCGGATGCGCAAGATGATGCGGCGGGGGGTGGCGAGCGAAAAATGA
- a CDS encoding ATP-binding cassette domain-containing protein yields the protein MESPALAFDQVGVTYPGGAVAVAGVSVRVAPGSFVALVGQSGSGKSTLLKTANRLVAATTGRVTIDGQDVTAEAPHALRRRIGYVFQGVGLFPHMTVAENIAVPLRLEGRRDDARVAELLDLVDLPRDLGTRRPAALSGGQRQRVGVARALANGARLLLMDEPFGALDPVTRDTLGRRVRELHDRLGLTTIMVTHDMAEALLLADRVLVMAEGRFVADETPAALLGGAGGAVAQGLVAVPKAQMQALAELTA from the coding sequence ATGGAAAGCCCCGCGCTCGCATTCGACCAGGTCGGCGTCACCTATCCGGGCGGCGCGGTGGCGGTAGCGGGCGTATCGGTGCGCGTCGCGCCCGGCAGCTTCGTCGCCCTGGTCGGGCAATCGGGCTCGGGCAAGTCGACGCTGCTGAAGACCGCCAACCGCCTCGTCGCCGCCACCACCGGCCGCGTGACGATCGACGGGCAGGACGTGACCGCGGAGGCGCCCCACGCCTTGCGCCGCCGCATCGGCTATGTCTTCCAGGGCGTCGGCCTGTTCCCGCACATGACGGTCGCCGAGAACATTGCGGTGCCGCTGCGGCTGGAGGGGCGGCGCGACGACGCGCGGGTGGCCGAACTCCTCGACCTCGTCGACCTGCCCCGCGACCTCGGCACCCGCCGCCCCGCCGCCCTGTCGGGCGGTCAGCGCCAGCGCGTCGGCGTCGCCCGCGCGCTGGCGAACGGGGCGCGGCTGCTGCTGATGGACGAACCGTTCGGCGCGCTCGATCCGGTCACCCGCGACACGCTCGGACGGCGCGTGCGCGAGCTGCACGACCGGCTCGGCCTGACCACGATCATGGTGACGCACGACATGGCCGAGGCGCTGCTGCTCGCAGACCGCGTGCTGGTGATGGCGGAGGGACGTTTCGTCGCCGACGAGACGCCCGCGGCGCTGCTCGGCGGCGCCGGCGGCGCGGTCGCGCAGGGGCTGGTCGCGGTGCCGAAGGCGCAGATGCAGGCGCTGGCGGAGCTCACCGCATGA